A DNA window from Rhodococcus sp. Z13 contains the following coding sequences:
- a CDS encoding S1 family peptidase, protein MRRTFARRAAVIGSAALLLLGPAAAVAQAEPEPVETSTSSLPAELVEALQRDLQISPERFLSDAQRSQELAAFAETAREQFEAIFAGVWLDAQGIPTVGLTDGEGFDEARAAAESAGFTVARAENSESVLEDRLSALNDWLETQPPAVADLIRGIAIDVVNNDVVVRAEDVAGIQLPEFLDGVRVLFAPTELTLEDSADLQPVAGLAAPDALFGGDAYAALGAGEGLRCSLGFNAEDASGRPLNITAGHCDPNRAQAGTAWASQVHQLIGDALGQHLGSFEKTVLDGSDYGLIRPTPDAEDRFRNNGVRVPFAAPLPITGIADPVVGAPVCKSGLRTGYSCGVVTATGQSVEIGHRVLENGFSTNLCALQGDSGGTLVTGTLALGISSASNVGQYGMCEIAGFVSGLVGETPELFATPIRSILDQNPGLKVRTW, encoded by the coding sequence ATGCGACGCACCTTCGCACGTCGGGCGGCCGTGATCGGCTCGGCCGCGCTGCTGCTGCTCGGACCTGCCGCCGCCGTCGCCCAGGCCGAGCCCGAGCCTGTCGAGACGTCGACGTCGTCTCTGCCGGCCGAGCTCGTCGAGGCGTTGCAGCGAGACCTGCAGATCAGTCCCGAACGATTCCTTTCCGACGCCCAGCGCAGCCAGGAACTCGCCGCGTTCGCCGAGACGGCACGCGAGCAGTTCGAGGCGATCTTCGCCGGTGTCTGGCTCGACGCCCAGGGCATCCCCACGGTCGGGCTCACCGACGGTGAGGGCTTCGACGAGGCCCGCGCCGCCGCCGAGAGCGCCGGCTTCACCGTCGCGCGCGCCGAGAACAGCGAGTCCGTTCTCGAAGATCGGCTGAGCGCCCTCAACGACTGGCTGGAGACGCAGCCCCCGGCCGTCGCCGACCTCATCCGCGGCATCGCGATCGACGTCGTGAACAACGACGTCGTCGTCCGCGCCGAGGACGTCGCCGGTATCCAGCTCCCCGAGTTCCTCGACGGCGTGCGGGTGCTGTTCGCTCCCACCGAGCTCACCCTCGAGGACTCCGCCGACCTGCAGCCGGTCGCGGGCCTCGCCGCTCCCGACGCGCTGTTCGGCGGCGACGCCTACGCCGCGCTCGGCGCCGGCGAGGGCCTGCGCTGCTCGCTCGGCTTCAACGCCGAGGACGCGAGCGGCCGCCCGCTGAACATCACGGCCGGTCACTGCGACCCGAACCGTGCCCAGGCCGGCACCGCCTGGGCCTCCCAGGTGCACCAGCTCATCGGCGACGCCCTGGGCCAGCACCTCGGTTCCTTCGAGAAGACCGTCCTCGACGGCAGCGACTACGGCCTGATCCGGCCCACCCCCGATGCCGAGGACCGCTTCCGCAACAACGGCGTGCGCGTCCCGTTCGCCGCTCCCCTGCCGATCACCGGTATCGCCGATCCGGTCGTCGGCGCCCCGGTCTGCAAGTCGGGTCTGCGCACCGGCTACAGCTGCGGTGTCGTGACGGCCACCGGCCAGAGCGTCGAGATCGGGCACCGCGTGCTCGAGAACGGTTTCTCCACCAACCTGTGCGCACTGCAGGGCGACAGCGGCGGAACCCTGGTCACCGGCACCCTCGCCCTCGGCATCTCGAGCGCGTCGAACGTCGGCCAGTACGGCATGTGCGAGATCGCCGGTTTCGTCAGCGGCCTCGTCGGTGAGACCCCCGAACTGTTCGCCACGCCGATCAGGTCGATCCTGGACCAGAACCCTGGCCTGAAGGTCCGCACCTGGTAA